Proteins co-encoded in one Pelobates fuscus isolate aPelFus1 chromosome 5, aPelFus1.pri, whole genome shotgun sequence genomic window:
- the LOC134612077 gene encoding olfactory receptor 6B1-like, giving the protein MIHVNNITEFILIGFPTRPELQFVLFVVFLFTYVLTISENMIIIVTVKLHTKLHKPMYYLMSSLSFLEMWYVTVTIPNLLSNFMTQNKKISFMACMIQLYIFISLACTECVLLSVMAFDRFVAICLPLRYTTIMSNTLCFQMAIGSWILGFSTAMVKAFFIFRQSFCGPNVINHFFCDISPLLNLSCTDMSFTELVDFILAMVIIMIPLVFIIFTYMCIIWTVLRIPNNQGRQKTFSTCASHLTIVIIFYTTTLFIYARPRKANPFDSNKLVTIFYSVVTPLLNPVIYCLRNKEVKVALKKTLSW; this is encoded by the coding sequence ATGATTCATGTTAACAACATTACTGAATTTATCCTCATTGGGTTTCCGACGCGCCCTGAGCTTCAGTTTGTTCTTTTTGTAGTCTTTCTGTTTACCTATGTTCTAACTATTTCAGAAAACATGATCATCATTGTAACAGTCAAACTTCATACAAAGCTTCACAAGCCAATGTACTATCTCATGAGCAGTCTATCATTTTTAGAAATGTGgtatgttactgtcactataccaaaTCTTCTCTCCAACTTTATGACTCAAAACAAAAAGATATCATTTATGGCTTGTATGATTCAACTGTACATTTTTATCTCTTTGGCCTGCACCGAATGTGTCCTTTTATCAGTTATGGCTTTTGATCGATTTGTTGCTATCTGTTTACCTTTACGCTACACCACTATCATGAGCAACACATTATgttttcaaatggccattgggTCCTGGATTCTGGGATTTTCCACTGCTATGGTCAAGGCATTTTTTATCTTCAGGCAGTCTTTCTGTGGCCCCAATGTGATCAACCATTTTTTTTGTGACATTTCCCCCTTGTTAAATCTTTCTTGCACTGACATGTCCTTTACAGAGTTGGTGGATTTTATCTTGGCAATGGTAATAATTATGATTCCGCTTGTGTTCATAATTTTCACTTACATGTGCATTATTTGGACTGTTTTGAGGATCCCAAACAATCAAGGAAGGCAGAAGACATTCTCTACCTGTGCATCTCATCttactattgttattatattCTACACAACCACATTGTTTATCTATGCAAGGCCAAGGAAGGCAAACCCATTCGACAGCAACAAACTGGTGACTATATTTTATTCTGTTGTAACCCCACTTTTAAACCCAGTAATTTATTGTTTGAGAAACAAAGAGGTAAAAGTGGCATTGAAAAAGACGCTTAGCTGGTAG